In a single window of the Pseudomonas sp. B21-015 genome:
- a CDS encoding ABC transporter substrate-binding protein, translating into MRHTLVLSALLGTGLLAATSISQAANNSLVFCSEGSPAGFDTAQYTTATDNDAAEPLYNRLAEFEKGATNVVPGLATNWDISEDGLKYTFHLREGVKFHTTKYFTPTRDFNADDVLFTFNRMLDPQQPFRKAYPTEFPYFNGMSLNKNIAKVEKTGPLTVVMTLNSVDAAFIQNIAMSFAAILSAEYADKLLAEGKPSDINQKPIGTGPFVFKSYQKDANIRYSGNKQYWDPSRVKLDNLIFAINTDASVRVQKLKANECQITLHPRPADVTALKNDPTLKLIEKPGFNLGYIAYNVRHKPFDQLEVRQALDMAVNKQGILNAVYQGAGQLAVNAMPPTQWSYDETIKDAAYNPEKAKELLKAAGVKEGTEITLWAMPVQRPYNPNAKLMAEMLQADWAKIGLKVKIVSYEWGEYIKRTKNGEHDISLIGWTGDNGDPDNWLGTLYSCDAIGGNNYSMWCDPAYDKLIKQAKVVTDRDQRTVLYKQAQQYLKQQVPITPVAHSTVNQPLSAKIEGFKVSPFGRNVFSGVSIDQ; encoded by the coding sequence ATGCGCCATACCTTGGTTTTATCCGCATTGCTGGGCACCGGCCTGCTGGCCGCCACTTCCATCAGCCAGGCCGCCAACAACAGCCTGGTGTTCTGCTCCGAAGGCAGCCCCGCCGGTTTCGATACCGCGCAGTACACCACTGCGACCGATAACGACGCCGCTGAGCCGCTGTACAACCGATTGGCAGAGTTTGAAAAAGGCGCCACCAACGTCGTACCAGGCCTGGCAACGAACTGGGATATTTCCGAGGACGGTCTCAAGTACACCTTTCACCTGCGCGAAGGGGTGAAATTTCACACGACCAAATACTTCACGCCGACCCGCGACTTCAACGCCGACGACGTGCTGTTCACGTTCAATCGCATGCTCGATCCGCAGCAACCCTTCCGTAAGGCTTATCCGACCGAGTTCCCGTATTTCAACGGCATGAGCCTGAACAAGAACATCGCCAAGGTCGAGAAGACCGGGCCGCTGACCGTGGTGATGACGCTCAACAGCGTCGACGCCGCGTTCATCCAGAACATCGCCATGAGCTTCGCCGCCATCCTGTCCGCCGAGTACGCCGACAAACTGCTCGCCGAAGGCAAGCCGAGCGACATCAACCAGAAGCCGATCGGCACCGGGCCGTTCGTGTTCAAGAGCTATCAGAAAGACGCCAACATCCGTTACAGCGGCAACAAGCAGTACTGGGACCCGAGCCGGGTCAAGCTCGACAACCTGATTTTCGCCATCAACACCGACGCCTCGGTGCGCGTGCAGAAACTCAAGGCCAACGAATGCCAGATTACCCTGCACCCGCGCCCCGCCGACGTGACCGCGCTGAAGAACGACCCGACCCTCAAGCTCATCGAGAAGCCCGGCTTCAACCTCGGCTACATCGCCTATAACGTGCGCCACAAACCGTTCGACCAGCTCGAAGTGCGCCAGGCACTGGACATGGCGGTGAACAAACAAGGCATTCTCAACGCTGTCTACCAAGGTGCCGGTCAACTGGCGGTCAACGCCATGCCGCCGACCCAATGGTCCTACGACGAAACGATTAAAGACGCCGCCTACAACCCGGAAAAAGCCAAGGAACTGCTCAAGGCTGCCGGCGTCAAGGAAGGCACCGAGATCACCCTTTGGGCCATGCCGGTTCAGCGTCCGTACAACCCCAATGCCAAGCTGATGGCCGAAATGCTCCAGGCGGATTGGGCGAAGATCGGCCTCAAGGTCAAGATCGTCAGCTACGAATGGGGCGAGTACATCAAGCGCACCAAGAACGGCGAGCACGACATCAGCCTGATCGGCTGGACCGGTGACAACGGCGACCCGGACAACTGGCTCGGCACGCTCTACAGCTGCGACGCCATTGGCGGCAACAACTACTCCATGTGGTGTGATCCAGCCTACGACAAGCTGATCAAGCAGGCCAAAGTCGTCACCGATCGCGACCAGCGCACCGTGCTCTACAAACAGGCGCAACAGTACCTCAAGCAGCAGGTGCCGATCACGCCAGTCGCCCATTCAACGGTTAACCAGCCGTTGAGCGCCAAAATCGAAGGATTCAAGGTGAGTCCTTTCGGTCGCAACGTGTTCTCGGGTGTCAGTATCGACCAATAA
- a CDS encoding OprD family porin, whose amino-acid sequence MKLSSTALLALAISSVTATAYAESQSQAFTPVTVKEKSAQSEATGFVEGQSITGSTRNWYANEHFKRGATLNYRQNGETRQTDRRINWLQGTIIKYNSGFTEGTVGFSTEVAAYNAIALDRDRKDLASNNGGAPTTRPGAGNNRTLTKEGGDAVGQWSKLGLANVKARISNTTLTAGRQNFSSPQVDVIGNRALPSSFEGVTLHSEELENLSFDLGTFDRNSPRTEQSQRKFRSEYGDTNAEADHVHTAGITYQPFASLTTSLWGTQAEDLWNQYYFGATHVLGDSQVLSLTTGLNYYKTVDEGKAKLGQIDNDTYSLSFGLTHQAHSLTFSYQEVNGNEYFDYLHETNGIYLANSLLSDFNGPNEKSFQIAYGLNMAEYGVPGLKFNIYQARGWGIDGTHYNSTGYTDVKAMDGEHHYEYGIGASYAVQSGPLKATAIRATYTAHRASENQADGSLNEFRLVTTIPFNIL is encoded by the coding sequence ATGAAACTGAGCAGCACCGCGTTATTGGCCTTGGCCATCAGCAGCGTGACCGCCACGGCGTACGCAGAATCCCAGAGCCAGGCGTTCACCCCGGTTACCGTGAAAGAGAAAAGCGCCCAAAGCGAAGCCACTGGTTTTGTCGAAGGCCAGTCGATCACCGGCAGCACGCGTAACTGGTACGCCAACGAGCATTTCAAGCGGGGTGCGACACTCAACTACCGTCAGAATGGTGAAACGCGCCAGACTGACCGTCGCATCAACTGGCTGCAAGGCACAATCATCAAGTACAACTCGGGGTTCACTGAAGGCACCGTCGGCTTCAGCACCGAAGTAGCGGCCTACAACGCCATTGCCCTGGATCGTGATCGCAAGGATCTGGCGTCCAACAACGGCGGTGCGCCGACCACGCGTCCTGGCGCGGGTAACAACCGTACGCTGACCAAAGAAGGCGGCGACGCCGTCGGCCAGTGGAGCAAACTGGGCCTGGCCAACGTCAAGGCCCGTATCTCCAACACCACGCTGACCGCCGGTCGCCAGAACTTCAGCAGCCCGCAGGTAGACGTTATCGGTAACCGTGCCCTGCCTTCGAGCTTCGAAGGTGTGACCCTGCACAGCGAAGAGCTGGAGAACCTGTCCTTCGACCTCGGCACCTTCGACCGCAACTCACCGCGTACCGAACAAAGCCAGCGCAAGTTCCGTTCCGAATACGGCGACACCAATGCCGAGGCCGATCACGTCCACACTGCCGGTATCACCTACCAGCCGTTCGCCAGCCTGACCACCAGCCTTTGGGGCACCCAGGCTGAAGACTTGTGGAATCAGTACTACTTCGGCGCCACCCATGTACTGGGCGACAGCCAGGTCCTGAGCCTGACCACCGGCCTGAACTACTACAAAACCGTGGATGAAGGTAAAGCCAAGCTCGGCCAGATCGACAACGACACCTACTCCCTGTCGTTCGGCCTGACCCACCAGGCCCACAGCCTGACCTTCTCGTACCAGGAAGTGAACGGTAACGAGTACTTCGACTACCTGCACGAAACCAACGGCATCTACCTGGCCAACTCCCTGCTGTCGGACTTCAACGGCCCGAACGAGAAGTCCTTCCAGATCGCCTACGGCCTGAACATGGCCGAATACGGCGTGCCAGGCCTGAAGTTCAACATCTACCAGGCTCGCGGCTGGGGTATCGACGGTACTCACTACAACAGCACCGGCTACACCGATGTGAAGGCGATGGACGGCGAGCACCACTATGAATACGGCATCGGTGCTTCGTACGCCGTGCAGAGCGGCCCACTCAAGGCCACCGCTATCCGTGCGACGTACACCGCGCACCGTGCCAGCGAAAACCAGGCGGACGGCAGCCTCAACGAGTTCCGTCTCGTGACCACCATCCCGTTCAACATTTTGTAA
- a CDS encoding ABC transporter substrate-binding protein: MKMLPLRAAIAAALLSVAVGVSAKPLVVCTEASPEGFDMVQYTTAVTADAVAETIFNRLADFKPGTTEVIPALAESWDISDDGLTYTFHLRKGVKFHTTDYFKPTRDMNADDVVWSFQRQLDPNHPWHKKSSVGFPYFESMGFKELLKSVEKVDDNTVKFNLTRREAPFLADIAMAFSSIYSAEYADQLLKADKTGDLNNKPVGTGPFVFQRYAKDAQVRFKANPDYFRGKPPADALVLAIATDNNVRLQKLKANECQIALYPKPDDIPSIKKDANLKVDELNAMTVSYIAMNTTHKYMSDVRVRKAIDIAFDKEAYVNALFGKGNATVAVNPYPDTLLGYNHKLTNPPRDLDKARALLKEAGVPDGTTFTLFTRNGGGTTNPNPMLGAQMMQADLAKVGIKVDIRVMEWGEMLKRAKNGEHDMVSAGWAGDNGDPDNFLTPMLSCEAAKNGENYARWCNEKFQALIDEARAKVNPDERAALYEQAQAIFNQDQPWISMAHTRMFTAMRTNVEGYQISPLTTNNFATTQVK, from the coding sequence ATGAAAATGCTTCCCCTACGAGCAGCCATCGCTGCCGCGTTGCTGAGTGTCGCCGTTGGCGTCTCGGCCAAACCCTTGGTGGTCTGTACCGAAGCCAGCCCGGAAGGCTTCGATATGGTCCAGTACACGACTGCAGTCACAGCCGATGCGGTGGCCGAAACCATCTTCAATCGTCTGGCGGACTTCAAGCCCGGCACCACTGAAGTGATCCCGGCACTGGCCGAGTCCTGGGACATCAGCGACGACGGTCTGACCTACACATTCCACCTGCGCAAAGGCGTCAAGTTTCACACCACCGACTACTTCAAGCCGACTCGCGACATGAATGCCGACGATGTGGTCTGGAGCTTCCAGCGCCAGCTGGACCCGAATCATCCATGGCACAAGAAATCGAGCGTGGGCTTCCCGTACTTTGAAAGCATGGGCTTCAAGGAACTGCTCAAAAGCGTCGAGAAAGTCGACGACAATACGGTCAAATTCAACCTGACCCGCCGTGAAGCGCCGTTCCTGGCCGACATCGCCATGGCCTTCTCCTCGATCTACTCCGCCGAGTACGCCGATCAGTTGCTCAAGGCCGACAAGACCGGCGACCTGAACAACAAGCCAGTCGGCACCGGCCCGTTTGTCTTCCAGCGTTACGCCAAAGACGCTCAGGTCCGCTTCAAGGCCAACCCGGACTACTTCCGTGGCAAGCCACCGGCTGACGCGCTGGTGCTGGCGATTGCCACCGACAACAACGTACGCCTGCAAAAGCTCAAGGCCAACGAGTGCCAGATCGCGCTGTATCCGAAACCGGATGACATCCCGAGCATCAAGAAAGACGCCAACCTGAAGGTCGATGAACTGAACGCGATGACCGTTTCCTATATCGCCATGAACACCACCCACAAGTACATGAGTGATGTGCGGGTGCGCAAAGCGATCGACATCGCGTTCGACAAAGAAGCTTATGTCAACGCGCTGTTCGGCAAAGGCAATGCGACAGTGGCGGTCAACCCCTACCCGGACACCCTTCTGGGCTACAACCATAAACTGACCAACCCGCCTCGCGACCTCGACAAGGCTCGCGCCCTGCTCAAGGAAGCCGGTGTACCGGATGGCACCACGTTCACCCTGTTCACCCGTAACGGCGGCGGCACGACCAACCCGAACCCGATGCTCGGTGCGCAGATGATGCAGGCCGACCTGGCCAAGGTCGGGATCAAGGTCGATATTCGTGTCATGGAATGGGGCGAAATGCTCAAGCGCGCGAAAAACGGCGAGCACGATATGGTGTCCGCTGGATGGGCTGGCGATAACGGTGACCCGGATAATTTCCTGACGCCTATGCTCAGTTGTGAGGCGGCCAAGAACGGCGAAAACTACGCTCGCTGGTGCAATGAAAAGTTCCAGGCGCTGATCGACGAAGCGAGGGCTAAAGTGAACCCGGACGAACGCGCGGCGCTCTACGAACAGGCCCAGGCCATTTTCAACCAGGACCAGCCATGGATCAGCATGGCGCACACCCGCATGTTCACTGCAATGCGCACCAATGTAGAGGGCTATCAAATTAGCCCCCTCACCACTAATAACTTCGCCACCACCCAGGTGAAGTAG
- a CDS encoding ABC transporter permease subunit produces MFSFIARRLGLLIPTFFGITLLTFALIRMIPGDPVEVMMGERRVDPEMHAQAMERLGLNKPLYAQYLDYIGKLAHGDLGESLRTRESVWSEFKVLFPATFELSMAALLFAGVLGLLAGVIAALKRGSLFDHGVMGISLTGYSMPIFWWGLILIMFFSVSLGWTPVSGQNDLLIDVERKTHFMLIDTWLSDEPGALLDYLHHLILPAIVLGTIPLAVIARMTRSSMLEVLREDYIRTARAKGLSPARVVFVHGLRNALIPVLTVVGLQVGTLLAGAVLTETIFSWPGIGKWLIEAIGARDYPVVQNGILLIACIVILVNFVVDILYGFANPRIRHQR; encoded by the coding sequence ATGTTTAGTTTTATTGCCCGCCGACTGGGATTACTGATCCCCACGTTCTTCGGCATCACCTTGCTGACTTTCGCGTTGATCCGCATGATTCCTGGCGACCCCGTAGAAGTGATGATGGGAGAACGTCGGGTCGACCCCGAAATGCATGCTCAGGCAATGGAACGCCTAGGTCTGAACAAACCGCTGTATGCCCAATACCTGGATTACATTGGCAAACTGGCCCACGGCGATCTCGGCGAATCCCTGCGTACCCGTGAAAGCGTGTGGAGTGAATTCAAGGTGTTGTTCCCGGCCACCTTCGAGCTGTCGATGGCGGCCCTGTTATTTGCCGGAGTCCTCGGACTGCTGGCCGGTGTAATCGCCGCGTTGAAGCGAGGATCCCTGTTCGACCATGGGGTCATGGGCATCTCCCTCACGGGATACTCGATGCCGATCTTCTGGTGGGGCCTGATCCTGATTATGTTCTTCTCGGTCAGCCTGGGTTGGACGCCGGTCTCCGGGCAGAACGACTTGTTGATCGACGTGGAGCGCAAAACCCATTTCATGCTGATCGACACCTGGCTCAGCGATGAACCGGGCGCGCTACTCGACTACCTGCATCACTTGATCCTGCCGGCCATCGTGCTGGGCACCATTCCGCTAGCGGTGATTGCCCGGATGACCCGTTCCTCCATGCTTGAAGTGCTGCGTGAGGACTACATCCGCACCGCTCGGGCCAAAGGCCTGTCGCCGGCACGCGTCGTGTTTGTCCATGGCCTGCGCAACGCGTTGATTCCGGTGCTGACCGTGGTCGGCCTGCAAGTCGGCACACTGCTGGCTGGCGCTGTTCTGACCGAAACGATCTTCTCCTGGCCCGGCATCGGCAAATGGCTGATCGAAGCCATCGGCGCCCGGGACTATCCCGTCGTGCAAAACGGCATCTTGTTGATTGCCTGCATCGTGATCCTGGTTAACTTCGTGGTGGATATCCTCTACGGCTTTGCCAACCCACGCATTCGTCACCAGCGCTGA